In Niveispirillum cyanobacteriorum, the following proteins share a genomic window:
- the recF gene encoding DNA replication/repair protein RecF (All proteins in this family for which functions are known are DNA-binding proteins that assist the filamentation of RecA onto DNA for the initiation of recombination or recombinational repair.), whose translation MHPPPTLAVTRLTVTRFRSYASARLECDARPVVLTGENGAGKTNILEAVSFLAPGRGMRRAKLSEIERIGDSSAAEWTGGPGWAIAASVTTPLGPVEIGTGRDPAGGESERRLVHIDGRPAKGQIALAEHVSVVWLTPQMDRLFLEGAAGRRRFLDRLVFGFDSGHAGRLTKYENALRERARILRDGPVDPAWLSSLESQMAETGIAVAAARADMAARLEAAAAQGVGPFPAPGIAIVGAVDAMLAGRPALEAEEAFRKALAEGRRADAAAGGATIGPHRSDLAVTYRAKDMPAELGSTGEQKALLIAIVLANARLMRAETGTAPLLLLDEVAAHLDEGRRQALFDEILATGSQAWMTGTDAGIFRPLGASATHVSVAQSRLCHAEF comes from the coding sequence ATGCACCCGCCCCCCACCCTGGCCGTCACCCGTCTGACGGTGACCCGGTTCCGTTCCTATGCCAGCGCGCGGCTTGAATGCGATGCGCGGCCTGTCGTGCTGACGGGGGAAAACGGGGCGGGCAAGACCAATATCCTGGAAGCGGTCAGCTTCCTGGCCCCCGGCCGCGGCATGCGCCGGGCCAAGCTGTCGGAGATTGAGCGCATCGGCGACAGTTCGGCGGCGGAATGGACGGGCGGGCCGGGTTGGGCCATCGCGGCGTCGGTCACCACCCCCTTGGGCCCGGTGGAGATCGGCACGGGCCGTGACCCGGCGGGCGGGGAAAGCGAGCGCCGTCTGGTCCATATCGATGGCCGCCCGGCCAAGGGCCAGATTGCGCTGGCCGAGCATGTCTCCGTCGTCTGGCTGACGCCGCAGATGGACCGGCTGTTCCTGGAAGGGGCGGCGGGGCGGCGGCGGTTCCTGGACCGGCTGGTCTTTGGGTTTGACAGCGGTCATGCCGGACGCCTGACCAAATACGAAAACGCCTTGCGCGAACGCGCCCGCATCCTGCGTGACGGCCCGGTCGATCCCGCCTGGCTGTCCAGTCTGGAAAGCCAGATGGCGGAAACCGGTATTGCCGTGGCCGCCGCCCGCGCCGATATGGCCGCCCGGCTGGAGGCAGCGGCGGCGCAAGGGGTGGGTCCCTTCCCGGCCCCCGGCATCGCCATTGTCGGGGCCGTCGACGCCATGCTGGCTGGCCGCCCCGCGCTGGAGGCCGAGGAGGCCTTCCGCAAGGCACTGGCCGAGGGTCGGCGGGCCGATGCGGCGGCGGGCGGGGCCACCATCGGGCCGCACCGGTCCGACCTTGCCGTCACCTACCGCGCCAAGGACATGCCCGCCGAACTGGGCAGTACCGGCGAACAGAAGGCGCTGCTGATCGCCATCGTGCTGGCCAATGCCCGTCTGATGCGGGCAGAGACGGGAACCGCCCCGCTGCTGTTGCTGGATGAGGTGGCGGCCCATCTGGATGAGGGCCGGCGGCAGGCGCTTTTCGATGAGATTCTGGCCACCGGCAGCCAGGCCTGGATGACCGGCACCGATGCCGGTATCTTTCGCCCGCTGGGTGCGTCGGCCACCCATGTTTCGGTTGCACAATCGCGATTGTGCCATGCGGAATTTTAG
- the gyrB gene encoding DNA topoisomerase (ATP-hydrolyzing) subunit B, which yields MTNTDHNPTAALSVSAAAEEYGASSIKVLKGLDAVRKRPGMYIGDTDDGSGLHHMVYEVVDNAIDEALAGHADRVDVRLNADGSVTVRDNGRGIPVDIHKEEGVSAAEVIMTQLHAGGKFDQNSYKVSGGLHGVGVSVVNALSEVLDLRIWRQGRIWEMRFAHGDAVAPLADVGAAPIVQQGKRAGEALTGTEVTFLPSKATFTKTEFDFQTLEHRLRELAFLNSGVLIIFTDARGVEPKSVELFYEGGLEAFVAYLDRSKTALHKPGIYAKGERATEAGVPVGVEVSLQWNDSYHETTLCFTNNIPQRDGGTHLAGFRAALTRTVNKYAEESGILKKEKVALSGDDMREGLTCIISVKVPDPKFSSQTKDKLVSSEVGPVVQAICADALSSWFEEHPADARKIVGKVVEAAAAREAARKARELTRRKGALDMASLPGKLADCQERDPALSELFIVEGDSAGGSAKQGRSRQNQAILPLRGKILNVERARFDKMLSSAEIGTLIAALGTGIGRDEFNIEKTRYHKIIIMTDADVDGAHIRTLLLTFFYRQMPEIIEKGYLYIAQPPLYRVKRGTAKERYLKDDRALEDYLINQGTDDVFLVGADGTAKGGDDLRGLVEQARAAKAAIQALARKAGNRDVVEQAAIIGALSSKLLDDAPRAVELAGIVADRLNVLARDRALTAGDAMAVDATPAAIGGWQGTADQDGLILSRTRRGVTHRHVLDADLLKSVEARRLDAMFDHLSATYTVAGTLRHRVKDLRHVTGPSSLFEGVIDQGRHGLTIQRYKGLGEMNPEQLWETTLDPNIRSLLQVKVSHADDAEDVFSTLMGDVVEPRRAFIQENALKVANLDV from the coding sequence ATGACGAACACTGATCACAACCCCACCGCCGCCCTGTCCGTTTCCGCTGCCGCAGAGGAATATGGGGCCAGTTCCATCAAGGTGCTGAAGGGCCTGGACGCCGTCCGCAAACGCCCCGGCATGTATATCGGCGACACCGATGACGGGTCCGGCCTGCACCACATGGTGTATGAGGTGGTGGACAACGCCATCGACGAGGCCCTGGCCGGCCATGCCGACCGGGTGGACGTGCGCCTGAATGCCGACGGGTCCGTGACGGTGCGTGACAATGGCCGCGGCATCCCCGTGGACATCCACAAGGAAGAGGGCGTGTCGGCGGCCGAGGTCATCATGACCCAGCTCCATGCCGGCGGAAAGTTCGACCAGAACAGCTACAAAGTGTCCGGCGGTCTGCATGGCGTGGGCGTGTCGGTCGTGAACGCCCTGTCAGAGGTGCTGGACCTGCGTATCTGGCGCCAGGGCCGGATCTGGGAAATGCGCTTCGCCCATGGCGATGCCGTGGCGCCGCTGGCCGATGTCGGCGCTGCCCCCATCGTCCAGCAGGGCAAGCGCGCCGGGGAGGCGCTGACCGGCACGGAGGTGACCTTCCTGCCGTCCAAGGCCACCTTCACCAAGACCGAGTTTGATTTCCAGACCCTGGAACATCGCCTGCGCGAACTGGCCTTCCTCAATTCCGGCGTGCTGATCATCTTCACCGACGCGCGCGGGGTGGAGCCGAAGTCGGTTGAGCTGTTCTATGAAGGCGGGCTGGAGGCGTTTGTCGCCTATCTCGACCGGTCAAAGACGGCCCTGCACAAGCCCGGCATCTATGCCAAGGGTGAACGCGCCACAGAGGCCGGCGTGCCCGTCGGTGTGGAAGTGTCGTTACAGTGGAACGACAGCTATCACGAGACGACGCTGTGCTTCACCAACAACATCCCGCAGCGTGATGGCGGCACCCATCTGGCCGGCTTCCGCGCCGCGCTGACCCGCACCGTCAACAAATACGCGGAAGAAAGTGGCATCCTGAAGAAGGAGAAGGTGGCGCTGTCGGGTGACGACATGCGTGAGGGCCTGACCTGCATTATCTCCGTCAAGGTGCCGGACCCGAAATTCTCCAGCCAGACCAAGGACAAGCTGGTCTCGTCCGAAGTGGGACCGGTGGTGCAGGCAATCTGCGCCGATGCCCTGTCCTCCTGGTTTGAGGAACATCCCGCCGACGCCCGCAAGATCGTGGGCAAGGTGGTTGAAGCCGCCGCCGCGCGTGAGGCCGCCCGCAAGGCCCGCGAACTGACCCGCCGCAAGGGGGCGCTGGACATGGCCAGCCTGCCCGGCAAACTGGCCGATTGTCAGGAACGCGACCCGGCGCTGTCCGAACTGTTCATCGTGGAGGGTGATTCGGCTGGCGGTTCCGCCAAGCAGGGCCGTTCGCGCCAGAATCAGGCCATTCTGCCCCTGCGTGGCAAGATCCTGAATGTGGAGCGCGCCCGCTTTGACAAGATGCTGTCCTCTGCCGAGATCGGCACCCTGATCGCCGCCCTGGGCACCGGCATCGGGCGGGACGAGTTCAACATCGAGAAGACGCGGTATCACAAGATCATCATCATGACGGACGCCGACGTTGACGGCGCCCATATCCGCACCCTGCTGCTGACCTTCTTCTATCGGCAGATGCCGGAGATCATCGAGAAGGGCTATCTCTATATCGCGCAGCCGCCGCTGTACCGGGTGAAGCGCGGCACGGCCAAGGAACGGTATCTGAAGGATGACCGCGCGCTGGAAGATTACCTGATCAATCAGGGCACGGACGATGTGTTCCTGGTTGGCGCTGACGGCACGGCCAAGGGTGGCGATGATCTGCGCGGTCTGGTCGAACAGGCCCGCGCCGCAAAAGCCGCCATTCAGGCCCTGGCCCGCAAGGCTGGCAACCGCGACGTCGTCGAACAGGCCGCCATCATCGGTGCGTTGTCCTCCAAGCTGCTGGACGATGCGCCGCGTGCCGTCGAACTGGCCGGTATTGTCGCCGACCGTTTGAATGTGCTGGCGCGTGACCGCGCGCTGACCGCCGGCGATGCCATGGCCGTGGATGCCACGCCCGCTGCCATCGGCGGCTGGCAGGGTACGGCGGATCAGGATGGTCTGATCCTGTCGCGCACCCGCCGCGGCGTGACCCACCGCCATGTCCTAGATGCTGACCTGCTGAAAAGCGTGGAGGCCCGCCGCCTGGACGCCATGTTCGATCACCTGTCGGCCACCTATACCGTTGCCGGTACCCTGCGCCACCGCGTGAAGGACCTACGCCATGTCACGGGCCCGTCCTCGCTGTTCGAGGGCGTGATCGACCAGGGTCGCCACGGCCTGACCATTCAGCGCTACAAGGGCCTGGGTGAAATGAACCCGGAACAGCTGTGGGAGACCACACTGGACCCCAATATCCGCTCACTGTTGCAGGTCAAGGTTAGCCACGCCGACGATGCCGAGGACGTGTTCAGCACGCTGATGGGCGACGTGGTCGAACCCCGCCGCGCCTTCATCCAGGAAAACGCGCTGAAGGTCGCGAACCTGGACGTGTGA
- a CDS encoding potassium channel family protein produces the protein MLSLLYRWFRSPRSHLREVTLGRRLGTLVLWVAAVCAAHVSAMMVLEGMALRDALWLTATTIVTVGYGDLFAKTDGGRLATVGFMYVGGIFVVASLVSALVDWRMDQQERKANGTWGWKLSNHLLLIGEPSGDAVQHICRLVDQVRAHEDWRDTPVLLLTRTFEATRLPTTLVDRGVVHVTGVAADATALAHAAPDRARTSLVFSSSETDREATARVLDTVLRLREAGQTTAIVAECVDVADYDRLARLGAAQPIRVMHGYPEVAARAIVSPGSEALIEQLFTAEGDECRRIDLPRVWEGTWLDLLTRIAGAGIGTPIGYLCGDTGSVLANPVGRSIRAKALFLIVGDDRQVNAARDTIHALSL, from the coding sequence ATGCTGTCCCTGCTCTATCGCTGGTTCCGCTCCCCCCGGTCACACCTGCGTGAGGTGACGCTGGGTCGGCGTTTGGGCACGCTGGTGCTCTGGGTGGCCGCCGTCTGTGCGGCCCATGTCAGCGCCATGATGGTGCTGGAAGGGATGGCGCTGCGCGACGCGCTGTGGCTGACCGCCACCACTATCGTGACCGTCGGCTATGGCGACCTGTTCGCGAAGACCGATGGCGGGCGACTGGCCACGGTCGGCTTCATGTATGTCGGCGGCATTTTCGTGGTGGCTAGTCTGGTTTCGGCCCTGGTCGACTGGCGCATGGATCAACAGGAACGCAAGGCAAACGGGACCTGGGGGTGGAAATTGTCGAACCATCTGCTGCTGATTGGGGAACCCAGCGGCGACGCGGTCCAGCATATCTGCCGTCTGGTCGATCAGGTCCGCGCGCATGAGGATTGGCGCGACACGCCCGTCCTGCTGCTGACCCGCACATTCGAAGCCACACGCCTGCCGACGACACTGGTCGATCGGGGGGTGGTGCATGTCACGGGCGTTGCGGCTGATGCCACGGCGCTTGCCCATGCTGCGCCTGACCGGGCGCGGACCTCCCTGGTCTTTTCCAGCTCCGAAACCGACCGGGAGGCGACGGCCCGGGTGCTGGACACCGTCCTGCGCCTGCGGGAAGCGGGACAGACAACCGCCATCGTGGCTGAATGCGTGGATGTGGCCGACTATGACCGTTTAGCGCGTCTGGGCGCGGCGCAGCCCATCCGTGTCATGCACGGCTATCCCGAAGTGGCGGCGCGCGCCATTGTCAGCCCTGGGTCCGAAGCGCTGATCGAACAGCTTTTCACGGCAGAAGGCGACGAATGCCGCCGTATCGACCTACCCCGCGTGTGGGAAGGAACTTGGCTGGACCTGTTGACACGCATCGCTGGGGCGGGCATCGGCACCCCCATCGGCTATCTCTGCGGCGATACGGGTTCGGTGCTGGCCAATCCGGTGGGACGATCCATCCGCGCCAAGGCCCTGTTCCTGATCGTGGGCGATGACCGGCAGGTCAATGCCGCCCGGGACACGATACACGCCCTGTCACTGTGA
- a CDS encoding thiamine pyrophosphate-binding protein: MTMPAATAPDTARTGARLLVAALEAQGVKMVFGVPGESYLPVLDALHDSGIRFITCRQEGGAAIMAEAQGKLTGRPGICFVTRGPGATNASAGIHIAQQDATPMILFVGQVARDMRHRGAFQEVDYSAVFGSMTKWAFEIDNPARIPELVSRAFRVACQGRPGPVVIALPEDMLAELADVADAAIVPTVEAFPDPAAIDDLARRLAAAERPLAILGGSSWTAETAAAFTAFAEAHQIPMAVEFRRQMLVSGMSEAYAGDLGFGANPALLARVKQSDLVLLLGGTMGEVPSQGYELLGIPNPGLPLVHVHPGPEELGRVYQAALSIQASPRAFVTAGLPALTHAVPTARAAWREAARTAYHAWTDNVPANPGPVQMAEVVAAMRALPPDSVTCNGAGNYAIWLHRFHRYQAYGTQLAPTSGSMGYGLPAAVAAKLHQPDRTVVALAGDGCFLMHGQEFATAVQHGAAIVAVVIDNGMYGTIRMHQEREFPGRVLGTQLYSPDFAALARAYGGVGFTVEKAGEFQAAFEAALTSGKPALVHVRLDPEAITPTSTLSGIRAKALAGA, encoded by the coding sequence ATGACTATGCCCGCCGCCACCGCCCCTGACACCGCCCGCACGGGCGCCCGCCTTCTGGTCGCGGCCCTGGAAGCCCAGGGGGTGAAGATGGTGTTCGGTGTGCCGGGCGAAAGCTACCTGCCGGTCCTGGACGCCTTGCATGACAGCGGCATCCGCTTCATCACCTGCCGGCAGGAAGGCGGGGCCGCCATCATGGCGGAGGCGCAAGGAAAGCTGACGGGTCGGCCCGGCATCTGCTTCGTCACACGCGGGCCTGGCGCCACCAATGCCTCCGCCGGCATCCACATTGCCCAGCAGGACGCCACGCCCATGATCCTGTTCGTGGGTCAGGTGGCGCGCGACATGCGCCATCGCGGGGCGTTTCAGGAGGTGGATTATAGCGCCGTCTTCGGCAGCATGACGAAGTGGGCCTTTGAGATCGACAATCCCGCCCGCATCCCGGAACTGGTCTCCCGCGCCTTTCGTGTGGCCTGCCAGGGCCGGCCCGGCCCCGTGGTCATCGCCTTGCCGGAGGATATGCTGGCGGAACTGGCCGATGTGGCCGACGCCGCCATCGTCCCCACCGTTGAGGCCTTCCCCGACCCCGCTGCCATCGATGATCTGGCCCGCCGTCTGGCCGCGGCAGAACGCCCGCTTGCCATCCTGGGCGGCAGCAGCTGGACGGCAGAGACAGCCGCTGCCTTCACCGCCTTTGCCGAGGCACACCAGATCCCGATGGCTGTGGAGTTCCGCCGCCAGATGCTGGTGAGCGGGATGAGCGAGGCCTATGCCGGCGACCTGGGTTTCGGGGCCAATCCGGCCCTGCTGGCTCGCGTGAAACAATCCGATCTGGTCCTGCTGCTGGGCGGCACCATGGGGGAGGTCCCGTCACAGGGCTATGAACTGCTGGGCATCCCCAATCCCGGCCTGCCCCTGGTGCATGTGCATCCCGGTCCTGAGGAGCTGGGCCGCGTCTATCAGGCCGCCCTGTCGATCCAGGCCAGCCCGCGCGCCTTCGTGACCGCCGGCCTGCCCGCCCTGACACATGCCGTCCCAACCGCGCGTGCTGCCTGGCGGGAGGCTGCGCGCACCGCCTATCATGCCTGGACAGATAATGTGCCGGCCAATCCCGGCCCGGTGCAGATGGCGGAGGTCGTGGCCGCCATGCGCGCCCTTCCGCCTGATTCGGTAACGTGCAACGGCGCCGGCAACTACGCCATCTGGCTGCACCGGTTCCATCGCTATCAGGCCTATGGCACGCAGTTGGCGCCGACCAGCGGCTCCATGGGCTATGGCCTGCCCGCCGCCGTGGCCGCCAAGCTGCATCAGCCCGACCGCACCGTCGTGGCGCTGGCCGGCGATGGCTGTTTTCTGATGCATGGTCAGGAGTTTGCCACCGCGGTCCAGCATGGCGCCGCCATCGTGGCCGTGGTCATCGACAATGGCATGTACGGCACCATCCGCATGCATCAGGAACGCGAGTTCCCCGGCCGCGTCCTGGGCACACAGCTCTACAGCCCCGACTTTGCCGCGCTCGCCCGCGCCTATGGCGGCGTCGGCTTTACAGTGGAAAAGGCGGGAGAGTTCCAGGCCGCCTTCGAGGCCGCCCTGACAAGCGGCAAACCTGCCCTGGTGCATGTCCGCCTGGACCCCGAAGCCATCACCCCGACCAGCACCCTGTCCGGCATCCGGGCCAAGGCATTGGCCGGAGCGTGA
- a CDS encoding tRNA-binding protein, with amino-acid sequence MTSDTSSSLITYDDFQKVDIRAGTIVKAEPFPEARRPAIKLWVDFGDPVGIRKSSAQITAHYQPDSLIGRQVVAVTNFPPRQIGKFMSEVLVLGLPSATGEVVLLSPDQPVPNGGRMY; translated from the coding sequence ATGACTAGCGATACAAGCAGCAGCCTCATCACCTATGACGATTTCCAAAAGGTCGACATCCGGGCCGGCACCATCGTCAAGGCCGAACCTTTTCCAGAGGCGCGCCGCCCCGCCATCAAGCTGTGGGTGGATTTCGGTGACCCGGTTGGCATCCGCAAATCATCCGCCCAGATCACGGCCCATTATCAACCGGACAGCCTGATCGGCCGGCAGGTCGTGGCCGTCACCAACTTCCCGCCCCGCCAGATCGGCAAATTCATGTCCGAAGTGTTGGTGCTGGGCTTACCCAGCGCGACGGGAGAGGTGGTTCTTCTCTCCCCCGATCAACCCGTACCCAATGGCGGGCGGATGTATTGA
- the dnaN gene encoding DNA polymerase III subunit beta: MKIIIERAALLRSLGHVQSIVERRNTIPVLSNVLLNAANGELSLTATDMDLEIVESVPAEIATPGSATAPAHTLYDIARKLPDGSQVELDATGDVLTLRSGRSHFKLGTLPIDDFPQMAQGDLAHSFTLTVSELKALIDRTKFAISTEETRYYLNGIYVHATKPKGGDAPALRAVATDGHRLARVEVPLPEGASAIPGVIVPRKTVLEVRKLLDEVAGSIDVQLSETKVRFAFDNVVLTSKLIDGTFPDYERVIPAGNDKVLEVNSKSFAAAVDRVATISTEKSRAVKLSLGRDLLTLSASSADAGSATEELEIAYDNTPLEIGFNSRYLLDITGQIESGTARFQMADGGSPTIVRDAQDATALYVLMPMRV; the protein is encoded by the coding sequence ATGAAGATCATCATCGAACGTGCCGCCCTGCTTCGCTCCCTCGGGCATGTGCAGAGCATTGTCGAACGGCGCAATACCATTCCGGTCCTGTCCAATGTCCTGTTGAACGCGGCCAATGGCGAATTATCGCTGACCGCCACCGACATGGACCTGGAGATTGTGGAAAGCGTGCCGGCGGAAATCGCCACGCCCGGTTCGGCAACCGCCCCCGCCCACACCCTGTACGACATCGCCCGCAAGCTGCCCGATGGCAGCCAGGTGGAGCTGGATGCGACGGGTGACGTGCTGACCCTGCGGTCGGGCCGCTCGCATTTCAAGCTGGGCACCCTGCCCATTGATGACTTCCCGCAGATGGCCCAGGGCGATCTAGCCCACAGCTTCACCCTGACGGTGAGCGAACTGAAGGCCCTGATCGACCGCACCAAGTTCGCCATCAGCACCGAGGAAACCCGGTATTATCTGAACGGCATTTATGTGCATGCGACCAAGCCGAAGGGCGGCGACGCCCCGGCCCTGCGCGCCGTGGCCACCGATGGTCACCGTCTGGCCCGCGTGGAAGTGCCGCTGCCCGAGGGGGCGTCCGCCATCCCCGGCGTGATTGTGCCGCGCAAGACCGTTCTGGAAGTGCGCAAGCTTCTGGACGAGGTCGCGGGCAGCATCGATGTGCAATTGTCGGAAACCAAGGTTCGGTTTGCCTTTGACAATGTCGTCCTGACCAGCAAGCTGATCGACGGCACCTTCCCGGATTATGAGCGCGTGATCCCCGCCGGCAATGACAAGGTGCTGGAGGTCAACTCCAAGTCCTTCGCCGCCGCCGTGGACCGCGTCGCCACCATTTCGACCGAGAAGTCGCGCGCCGTGAAGCTGTCGCTGGGCCGTGACCTGCTGACCCTGTCGGCCAGTTCCGCCGATGCCGGTTCGGCCACGGAAGAGCTGGAAATCGCATACGACAACACGCCCCTGGAAATCGGCTTCAACAGCCGTTACCTGCTGGACATTACCGGCCAGATCGAAAGCGGCACTGCGCGTTTCCAGATGGCCGATGGCGGGTCCCCCACCATCGTCCGCGACGCCCAGGACGCTACGGCGCTCTATGTGCTGATGCCGATGCGCGTATGA
- a CDS encoding GNAT family N-acetyltransferase, with protein sequence MNITLELPVHAAAIEKLLDSSFGPKRHTKTVYRLRKNVAPAADLCFVATDTDEAGNEVLLGTIRYWPVMLGNSVQALMLGPIAIDPAHRSEGLGGKLIRHSLEAAKALGHRIVILVGDAPYYVRFGFQRDLVASLSLPGPVDPTRFQGLELVEGALTGVTGMVGRAKPAKVRTAAVAVTSAAPRAAAKVTKLPLFAALPQGADLDSPVSRRRLRRAAR encoded by the coding sequence ATGAACATCACGCTTGAGCTGCCGGTTCACGCCGCCGCCATCGAAAAGCTTCTCGACAGCTCCTTCGGCCCCAAGCGCCACACCAAGACCGTTTATCGCCTGCGCAAGAACGTCGCCCCTGCGGCCGACCTGTGCTTTGTCGCGACCGATACGGACGAGGCGGGGAACGAGGTGTTGCTGGGCACCATCCGTTACTGGCCCGTCATGCTGGGCAACAGCGTCCAGGCGCTGATGCTTGGCCCCATCGCCATTGATCCGGCTCACCGCAGCGAAGGTCTGGGCGGTAAGCTGATCCGTCATAGCCTGGAGGCCGCCAAGGCTCTGGGTCATCGTATCGTCATCCTTGTCGGCGATGCGCCTTATTATGTGCGCTTCGGCTTCCAGCGGGATCTTGTGGCGAGCCTGTCCCTGCCCGGTCCGGTTGATCCGACCCGGTTCCAGGGGCTAGAACTGGTGGAAGGTGCCCTGACCGGTGTCACCGGCATGGTGGGCCGCGCCAAGCCGGCGAAGGTTCGGACGGCTGCTGTTGCCGTCACGTCTGCCGCCCCCCGCGCCGCTGCCAAGGTTACCAAGCTTCCGCTGTTCGCCGCCCTGCCCCAGGGGGCCGACCTGGACTCCCCGGTGTCCCGACGTCGTCTGCGGCGCGCTGCGCGCTGA
- a CDS encoding helix-turn-helix transcriptional regulator, translated as MLPFTNHIRRLRFEAGEMTQQDLADRIGVTRQTVAAIEQGKYSPSLEAAFRIAQVFQVPLESVFQWQGDSAASNP; from the coding sequence ATGCTGCCCTTCACCAACCATATCCGCCGCCTGCGGTTTGAGGCCGGCGAGATGACGCAGCAGGATCTGGCGGATCGCATCGGTGTAACGCGCCAGACGGTGGCGGCCATCGAACAGGGCAAATACTCGCCCAGCCTGGAGGCCGCCTTCCGCATTGCCCAGGTCTTTCAGGTGCCGCTGGAAAGCGTGTTTCAGTGGCAAGGCGACAGTGCGGCCTCAAACCCATGA
- the apaG gene encoding Co2+/Mg2+ efflux protein ApaG, producing the protein MYSDTTRAIRVTVEPRYLPDQSQPTESHYVWAYHVRIENLGEETVRLRTRHWKITDARGRLMEVRGPGVVGEQPLLRPGEHFTYTSGTPLSTPSGIMVGSYGMESEAGESFDIAIPAFSLDSPHQERRLN; encoded by the coding sequence ATGTACAGCGACACGACACGCGCGATCCGGGTGACGGTGGAGCCACGCTACCTGCCTGACCAGTCGCAACCCACGGAAAGCCATTATGTCTGGGCCTATCATGTGCGGATCGAGAATCTGGGAGAGGAGACGGTGCGCCTGCGCACCCGGCATTGGAAAATTACCGATGCGCGGGGCCGGTTGATGGAGGTGCGGGGGCCGGGCGTGGTGGGCGAACAGCCCCTGCTGCGGCCCGGCGAACATTTCACCTATACCAGCGGCACCCCACTTTCAACGCCGTCCGGCATCATGGTCGGCAGCTATGGGATGGAAAGCGAGGCCGGGGAGAGCTTTGACATCGCCATCCCGGCCTTTTCCCTGGACAGTCCGCATCAGGAACGGCGGCTGAACTGA
- a CDS encoding class I SAM-dependent methyltransferase, giving the protein MSHVLPFSPPSPWIARFAPLLRPGGRMLDVACGGGRHLRHFRDRGLAVTGVDIDLRGVADLTGMDGVTLIQADLEGPNGWPPSLSDFDLVVVTNYLHRPLLPAIAGAVKPGGFLLYETFANGNQRHGRPSSPAFLLREGELLHLAMGQGLQVVAFEQGEVSSPKAAIVQRLAARRPLGTAADLNGDPEPVPLPPA; this is encoded by the coding sequence ATGAGTCATGTCCTGCCATTCTCCCCGCCGTCACCCTGGATCGCCCGTTTTGCGCCGCTGCTGCGGCCTGGGGGGCGTATGCTGGATGTGGCCTGCGGCGGTGGGCGGCATCTGCGGCATTTCCGGGACCGTGGATTGGCGGTTACGGGTGTGGATATCGACTTGCGCGGTGTCGCCGACCTGACGGGCATGGATGGTGTAACCCTGATCCAGGCTGACCTGGAGGGACCGAATGGTTGGCCGCCTAGCCTGTCGGACTTTGATCTGGTGGTGGTCACCAACTATCTGCACCGCCCGCTTCTGCCCGCCATCGCGGGCGCCGTAAAGCCGGGTGGGTTCCTGCTGTACGAAACCTTCGCCAATGGCAATCAGCGCCATGGCCGCCCGTCCAGCCCCGCTTTCCTGCTGCGCGAGGGGGAGCTGCTGCATCTGGCCATGGGGCAGGGATTGCAGGTGGTGGCCTTTGAACAGGGAGAGGTGTCCAGCCCGAAGGCCGCCATTGTGCAGCGGTTGGCAGCACGGCGCCCCCTTGGTACCGCCGCAGATCTGAATGGTGACCCCGAACCTGTGCCCCTGCCGCCGGCCTGA
- the folE gene encoding GTP cyclohydrolase I FolE — protein MHGRRAGPAATNPNLVRPSKAEAEAAVRTLIRWAGDDPDREGLVGTPDRVVRSYEEFFAGYEVDPVDLLARTFEETDGYDEMVVLRNIRLESYCEHHMVPIIGKVHIAYLPRNRVVGISKLARVAEVYSKRLQIQEKMTAQIANTVDEVLEPLGVAVVIEATHQCMTTRGIHKPGVTMVTSRMLGAFREDEKTRREFLAMIGNPASSGEG, from the coding sequence GTGCATGGCCGCCGCGCCGGCCCAGCCGCCACCAACCCCAATCTGGTTCGCCCCAGCAAGGCAGAGGCGGAAGCTGCCGTCCGCACCCTGATCCGCTGGGCCGGCGATGATCCCGACCGTGAGGGTCTGGTGGGCACGCCCGACCGCGTGGTCCGGTCCTATGAGGAGTTCTTTGCCGGATATGAGGTTGATCCCGTCGACCTTCTGGCCCGGACCTTCGAAGAAACAGACGGCTATGACGAGATGGTCGTGCTGCGCAATATCCGGCTGGAAAGCTATTGCGAGCATCATATGGTGCCCATCATCGGCAAGGTCCATATAGCCTATCTGCCGCGTAACCGCGTGGTTGGCATTTCCAAGCTGGCACGCGTGGCCGAGGTTTATTCCAAGCGCCTGCAGATCCAGGAAAAGATGACAGCCCAGATTGCCAACACCGTCGATGAGGTGCTGGAGCCTCTGGGCGTTGCGGTCGTGATCGAGGCGACGCATCAATGCATGACGACCCGTGGCATTCACAAGCCCGGCGTCACGATGGTCACCAGCCGCATGCTGGGTGCCTTCCGCGAGGACGAGAAGACCCGGCGTGAGTTTCTGGCCATGATCGGCAACCCCGCCAGCAGCGGCGAGGGCTGA